The Campylobacter hyointestinalis subsp. hyointestinalis nucleotide sequence GAATTTCATAAAGCTAATTATCAAGATAAAGTCGGCGGTGTCGTTAGGCTTGAAAATTTTGTTTATAACTACAATCAAATGAGAAAGGCTGGATTTAAAACTTCTAAGAGCGATTTTGAAAATTTCAAAAGAGCTAAACGAGCCATTGCAATTCATCGTAAAAAAGAGAGCGAACTAGCTATAAAATACTTTGATGATAGTTTGATTGTTTCTCGTATGCTAGGTGCTAGTGATAGCATTTTCAAACTAGATAAAAAATTAAAAAATTTGGATCAAGCTCTGCACTCTTTGCATAATTCTAGCGTGGGCGATGAGTTGATAAATTTGTATGATAAACGACTAAAAGCAAATAAAGAATTTATCACTGATGTTGTTACTAAACGCTTTGAGCGTGTGTCGCAAAGGCTTTTAAAAGCTGAAAAAATAAGCAAGGATGACTTTCTTTTCAAAGAGTATTTCAAAGGCGTGGAAGTGCTTGGTGTTCGTGCAGATGAGCGTTTGCTCAAAATTAAAAATGAAAAAAGACTATATAAAGACGTTTTAGCCGAGCGTGGCATAAAAATTGCAAAGCCAAACGCTCACAGCTTCTCTCATAAAAATCACGATCTAAGCAGTGAGCGTGGTTTGTGACTAATAATTTTTAAATAAATCTTGATGTCTGCCGATGCGATACAATGTGAGAGTGTTTTCATCTCTTTGATAAACTGTTTCTAAATGAGCTATTTTATAAACATCATCAGCATTGTATAAATAATAACCATTTGGCTGTTTTATTGTGCGAATTTTGCCATTTTTGACATACTTCCATAAAGTTACACGAGAGATTTTTAGTAGTTTTAGAACTTCGTTTGATTTCATTTAGTTAAATCCGAAATCTCTGACAAATTTGGTTTCCAAAGATTTTGTTTATAAATACCTAAAATATAAATATCATTAGAAATTAAAAAAGGCACAACATAACCTTTAAAAATTAAGTCTCTGATATTTGCATTATTCATTTGTGGGTCTTGTCTATGAGCGTATGGGAAAATCACAATATCATCA carries:
- a CDS encoding helix-turn-helix domain-containing protein: MKSNEVLKLLKISRVTLWKYVKNGKIRTIKQPNGYYLYNADDVYKIAHLETVYQRDENTLTLYRIGRHQDLFKNY
- a CDS encoding type II toxin-antitoxin system RelE/ParE family toxin; amino-acid sequence: MKIIYTQNFQNQFYDLLTYIAKHSPQNALNFQAEISSKIDDIVIFPYAHRQDPQMNNANIRDLIFKGYVVPFLISNDIYILGIYKQNLWKPNLSEISDLTK